The Moraxella haemolytica genome window below encodes:
- the metG gene encoding methionine--tRNA ligase — translation MTKRQILVTNALPYANGSIHMGHLLGYIQADIWVRAMRSMGHDVIYVCADDAHGTAIMLRAEANSISPEEQIKGVQVEHERDFAGFSVSFDHYDSTHSDANRKRSEEIYLANKQAGNIAIRPVTQLFDPEKQMFLADRFIKGTCPKCKADDQYGDSCEVCGTTYNATELINPRSTLSGATPVEKSSDHYFFSLPNFAEFLQKWTRDEGRLPISIANKLDEWFEAGLNDWDISRDAPYFGFKIPDTKDKYFYVWVDAPIGYMSSCENYIKSKRTELSFDDYWKADSTAEVYHFIGKDIVYFHALFWPAMLSGANYRTPTSLFVNGFLTVNGEKMSKSRGTFIKAETYLKHLNPEYLRYYFASKLSDKVEDSDLNFDDFIAKVNSDLVGKVVNIASRCAKFINTQFDNKLSDVCVEPELVSRFIQAGDSIIKHYENREFSTAIREIMALADLANQYIDDKKPWAIAKEHPNSQDVQDICSVGLNLFHKIMVYLSPVLPTLSNESQAFLNVESLNFDARFNVLTHTINEFKPLLQRIDPKKVQAMVDDSKENLQSTDSKKDKKESKAMENTNQNNFIGINDFAKVEMKVAKVLECNAVEGADKLLQFTLDVGENNPRNVFSGIAKFYKPEDLQGKTVICVTNLAPRKMKFGISEGMILSAEKDGQLTVVLLPDSMTAGAVLA, via the coding sequence ATGACAAAACGCCAAATATTAGTTACCAATGCCCTGCCCTATGCCAACGGCTCAATCCACATGGGACATCTTTTAGGTTATATCCAAGCCGACATCTGGGTAAGAGCCATGCGGTCTATGGGTCATGATGTCATTTATGTCTGTGCTGACGATGCTCACGGCACCGCCATCATGCTCCGAGCTGAAGCGAACAGCATTAGCCCAGAAGAGCAAATTAAAGGCGTGCAGGTTGAGCATGAACGAGATTTTGCAGGATTTAGTGTGTCATTTGACCACTATGACAGCACCCACTCTGATGCCAACCGCAAGCGTTCAGAAGAGATTTATCTTGCTAATAAGCAAGCAGGCAATATCGCCATTCGCCCTGTAACTCAGCTTTTTGACCCTGAAAAACAAATGTTCCTAGCTGATCGCTTCATCAAAGGCACTTGCCCAAAATGCAAGGCAGACGACCAATATGGCGATTCATGTGAAGTGTGTGGCACAACCTATAATGCCACCGAACTCATCAATCCACGCTCCACCCTAAGTGGTGCAACTCCTGTGGAAAAATCGTCCGACCATTACTTTTTTAGCCTACCAAACTTTGCTGAATTTTTGCAAAAATGGACAAGAGACGAAGGCAGACTACCCATCTCTATCGCCAACAAGCTAGATGAATGGTTTGAAGCAGGGCTTAATGACTGGGATATTAGTCGAGACGCACCGTATTTTGGCTTTAAAATCCCTGACACTAAGGACAAGTACTTTTATGTGTGGGTGGATGCCCCCATTGGCTATATGTCTAGCTGTGAAAATTATATCAAATCCAAACGAACCGAACTGTCTTTTGATGATTATTGGAAAGCTGATAGCACTGCTGAAGTCTATCATTTTATCGGCAAAGACATCGTTTATTTCCATGCCTTGTTCTGGCCTGCCATGCTATCTGGAGCAAATTACCGCACGCCAACTTCGCTGTTTGTCAACGGGTTTTTGACCGTCAATGGCGAAAAAATGAGTAAATCTCGTGGCACATTCATCAAAGCTGAGACCTACTTAAAACACCTAAACCCTGAGTACTTGCGTTATTACTTTGCGTCCAAATTATCCGATAAAGTAGAGGATTCAGATTTAAATTTTGATGACTTTATCGCCAAAGTAAACTCTGATTTGGTCGGTAAAGTCGTTAATATTGCCAGTCGCTGTGCCAAGTTTATCAACACTCAATTTGACAATAAGCTGTCCGATGTTTGCGTAGAACCTGAATTGGTAAGCCGATTTATCCAAGCAGGCGACAGCATTATTAAGCACTACGAGAACCGTGAGTTTAGCACCGCCATTCGTGAAATTATGGCACTTGCCGATCTTGCCAATCAGTATATTGACGACAAAAAACCATGGGCAATCGCCAAAGAACACCCAAACAGCCAAGATGTTCAAGATATCTGTTCGGTTGGGCTAAATCTATTCCATAAAATCATGGTCTATTTATCGCCAGTATTACCAACATTATCAAATGAATCACAAGCATTCTTGAATGTAGAGAGCTTAAATTTTGATGCCCGTTTTAATGTATTAACCCACACCATCAACGAGTTTAAACCGCTTCTACAACGCATTGACCCCAAGAAAGTACAAGCAATGGTTGATGACTCGAAAGAAAACCTACAATCCACTGACAGCAAAAAAGACAAAAAAGAAAGTAAAGCTATGGAAAATACCAACCAAAACAATTTTATCGGCATTAACGATTTTGCCAAAGTTGAGATGAAAGTCGCCAAAGTACTTGAGTGCAATGCGGTAGAAGGAGCGGATAAGCTATTACAATTCACTCTTGATGTCGGTGAGAATAACCCACGAAATGTATTTAGTGGCATTGCTAAATTTTATAAACCTGAAGATTTGCAAGGCAAAACCGTCATCTGCGTTACCAATCTTGCTCCCCGCAAGATGAAATTTGGCATCAGCGAAGGCATGATTTTATCGGCCGAAAAAGATGGGCAACTGACAGTTGTTTTATTGCCTGATAGCATGACCGCAGGAGCAGTACTAGCCTAA
- a CDS encoding stringent starvation protein B yields MTFTPKRPHLVRALHEWMEDNDLTAYLLIDATHPDLVAPLEYAIDGRLVLAASYQATKDLRIDNDVISFSARFGGVSQNLWIPMAAVIGIYAKENPNEGLFFDPNEYTNTTPTQSDTKPSKHNGLKFVD; encoded by the coding sequence ATGACTTTCACCCCAAAACGCCCTCACTTGGTTCGTGCCTTACATGAATGGATGGAAGACAATGATTTGACCGCCTACCTACTCATCGATGCCACCCACCCTGATTTGGTTGCCCCATTAGAATATGCCATTGATGGACGCTTAGTACTTGCTGCATCCTATCAGGCCACCAAAGATTTACGCATTGATAACGATGTCATTTCTTTTTCAGCACGCTTTGGCGGTGTTTCTCAGAATTTGTGGATTCCTATGGCAGCTGTTATTGGTATTTATGCCAAAGAAAATCCTAACGAAGGCTTATTTTTTGATCCAAACGAATACACAAATACAACACCGACCCAGTCAGATACCAAGCCATCAAAACACAATGGCTTAAAATTTGTGGATTAA
- a CDS encoding glutathione S-transferase N-terminal domain-containing protein, whose amino-acid sequence MADFSHLLPSQFLLYGNDGYDSHVVRLLLEEKQLSYELAYIQDERPEELAQLNPYATLPILVNRDLALYEINTIFEYLEERHGAAKLLPATPKERASTRQLAWRLQTDWLSLGRTLLTHPDSFDEMQAKIARQSLSNSLITLSPLFNKHEYFLSEQFGWCDILLAPLFWRLPKMGVHLPAHICKPLINYQQRLFLRQSFKNSLKPLPNYLDKYTE is encoded by the coding sequence ATGGCAGACTTTTCTCATCTTTTACCGTCGCAATTCCTTCTGTATGGTAATGATGGCTATGATAGCCATGTGGTTAGATTATTGCTTGAAGAAAAGCAGCTGTCATACGAACTTGCCTACATCCAAGACGAACGACCTGAAGAACTGGCACAACTAAATCCTTATGCAACCTTACCCATATTGGTTAATCGTGATTTGGCACTATATGAGATAAATACCATCTTTGAGTATCTAGAAGAACGGCACGGAGCAGCCAAACTGCTACCAGCCACACCAAAAGAGCGTGCCTCAACCAGACAACTTGCGTGGCGGTTGCAGACAGATTGGCTATCACTTGGAAGAACGCTCCTTACTCATCCTGATAGCTTTGACGAGATGCAAGCCAAAATTGCCAGACAAAGTCTATCCAACTCCCTAATTACGCTTTCACCTCTATTTAATAAGCACGAGTATTTTTTATCCGAACAGTTCGGCTGGTGTGATATCTTATTAGCACCACTCTTTTGGCGACTGCCCAAAATGGGTGTGCATTTGCCAGCTCATATCTGCAAACCACTAATCAACTATCAACAACGACTATTTTTACGCCAAAGTTTCAAAAATAGCCTAAAACCTCTACCCAACTATCTGGATAAATACACGGAGTAG
- a CDS encoding cytochrome c1 — MKAFNLKTLGAGLLLAGAGIVASPSAMAGGGHGCGEYTEADGTKTTLECSTAPIDLTNKGSLQRGATMFMNYCVGCHSAQYVRHSRIAKDLDIPPELVEKYLMVSTDQIGNHITAGIDPEVQGAWFGAAPPDLSLVTRLRGDDWVYTYLLSFYEDPSRPWGANNLVLANAAMPHVLHNLQQELGEEEYKNRVGDLVNFMAWMAEPVRHDRKVYGAWVILFLLILLIPVYLLNKEFWKDVK; from the coding sequence ATGAAAGCATTTAACCTAAAAACTCTAGGTGCAGGTCTGCTTTTAGCAGGTGCTGGTATCGTAGCAAGCCCATCAGCGATGGCTGGTGGTGGTCATGGCTGTGGTGAGTATACCGAAGCCGATGGCACAAAAACGACACTAGAATGCAGTACAGCACCCATTGACCTAACCAACAAAGGTTCATTGCAGCGTGGTGCTACCATGTTCATGAACTATTGTGTTGGCTGTCATTCTGCTCAATATGTACGCCACTCACGCATTGCAAAAGACTTGGATATACCGCCAGAATTGGTTGAAAAATATTTGATGGTAAGTACAGATCAAATTGGCAACCACATCACTGCAGGTATCGATCCTGAAGTGCAAGGTGCTTGGTTTGGTGCAGCACCACCAGATCTATCATTGGTAACTCGTCTGCGTGGTGATGACTGGGTATATACCTACCTACTGTCATTCTACGAAGACCCAAGTCGCCCTTGGGGTGCAAACAACTTGGTGCTTGCCAATGCAGCCATGCCACATGTTCTACACAACCTTCAGCAAGAACTTGGTGAAGAAGAGTACAAGAACCGTGTAGGCGATCTGGTCAACTTTATGGCATGGATGGCTGAACCTGTCCGCCACGACCGCAAAGTCTATGGTGCTTGGGTGATTCTATTTTTACTTATCCTGCTTATTCCAGTTTATCTACTCAACAAAGAATTCTGGAAAGATGTTAAGTAA
- a CDS encoding cytochrome b: MNWIDARYPATETYEYHMSKYYAPKNFNFWYFFGVLSMVVLVNQLVTGIWLTMMFNPSAEGAFASLEYIMRDVKGGWLIRYMHSTGASAFFVVVYLHMFRGLLYGSYQKPRELVWIIGMAIYLCLMAEGFFGYLLPWGNMSFWGAQVILNLPAAIPFIGDALGEWVKGDYIISGITLNRFFALHVVAIPLILVGLVFMHLVALHHVGSNNPDGIDIKKLKDKNGVPLDGVPFHPYYTVHDMVGIVVFLIFFFAVVFFAPEGGGYFLEKPNFEVANALKTPAHIAPVWYYMPYYAMLRATPSMFGSALPGVIVMFGAIAILFVLPWLDRSPVRSMRYKGTLSKIALAIFVVSFLVLGYLGGVSSTPTGTIVGRICTILYFLYFILMPFYTSIEKCKQPPERVTGGH; encoded by the coding sequence ATGAACTGGATTGATGCACGCTACCCAGCTACTGAGACTTATGAATATCATATGTCAAAGTATTATGCACCAAAGAACTTTAACTTCTGGTATTTCTTCGGTGTCCTATCTATGGTGGTGTTAGTCAATCAGCTTGTTACTGGTATTTGGCTCACCATGATGTTTAACCCAAGTGCTGAAGGTGCATTCGCCTCGCTAGAATACATCATGCGTGATGTTAAAGGCGGTTGGTTAATTCGTTATATGCACTCAACTGGTGCTTCTGCATTCTTTGTGGTTGTTTATTTGCACATGTTCCGTGGCTTGCTATACGGCTCTTATCAAAAACCTCGTGAATTGGTGTGGATTATCGGTATGGCAATCTACCTATGCTTAATGGCTGAGGGTTTTTTTGGTTATTTGCTACCTTGGGGTAATATGTCATTTTGGGGTGCACAGGTTATCCTTAATCTACCTGCCGCCATTCCATTTATTGGCGATGCTTTAGGTGAATGGGTAAAAGGTGACTACATCATCTCAGGCATTACGCTAAACCGTTTCTTTGCATTGCATGTTGTCGCTATCCCGCTTATCTTGGTTGGACTTGTATTCATGCACTTGGTTGCCCTACACCATGTTGGTTCAAACAACCCAGATGGTATTGACATCAAAAAACTAAAAGACAAAAATGGTGTACCATTAGACGGCGTACCTTTCCACCCTTACTACACTGTGCATGACATGGTTGGTATCGTGGTATTCTTAATATTCTTCTTTGCAGTAGTATTCTTCGCCCCTGAAGGTGGTGGTTATTTCCTAGAAAAACCAAACTTTGAAGTTGCAAATGCCCTGAAAACACCGGCACACATTGCCCCTGTTTGGTACTACATGCCTTACTATGCGATGTTGCGTGCAACACCTTCTATGTTTGGCTCTGCCTTGCCTGGTGTCATTGTAATGTTTGGTGCAATCGCTATCTTGTTCGTTCTACCTTGGTTAGACCGCTCACCTGTTCGCTCTATGCGTTACAAAGGCACCCTATCTAAGATTGCTCTTGCTATTTTTGTAGTCAGCTTCTTGGTTTTAGGTTACTTAGGTGGCGTCTCCTCTACACCAACAGGAACTATTGTGGGTCGTATTTGTACCATTCTATACTTTTTGTATTTCATCTTGATGCCGTTCTACACATCAATTGAGAAGTGCAAGCAACCGCCAGAGCGTGTTACGGGAGGTCACTAA
- the petA gene encoding ubiquinol-cytochrome c reductase iron-sulfur subunit — protein sequence MSHAEGVNIKRRRVLIATTAAIGAVGVGAIATPFVRSWYPSAKAEAAGAAVVTDISGIENGQMITVKYRGKPIFVVKRTDEMVANLSKVTPKLADPNSDGSVQPEYCKNETRSREPNILVVEGVCTHLGCAPIFRPEVGAADLGGADWMGGFFCPCHGSMYDLAGRVYRSMPAPLNLPIPEYSIDGSILTVGEA from the coding sequence ATGAGCCATGCCGAAGGCGTGAATATTAAACGCCGTAGAGTCCTAATTGCAACAACCGCCGCCATTGGTGCGGTTGGTGTTGGTGCAATCGCTACCCCATTTGTGCGTTCTTGGTATCCAAGTGCAAAGGCGGAAGCTGCGGGTGCCGCTGTTGTTACAGACATCAGTGGTATTGAAAACGGTCAAATGATTACCGTAAAATATCGTGGCAAACCCATCTTTGTGGTTAAGCGTACCGATGAAATGGTGGCAAACTTAAGTAAAGTTACCCCAAAACTTGCCGACCCAAATTCTGATGGGTCTGTTCAGCCTGAATACTGCAAGAATGAAACTCGCTCAAGAGAACCAAATATCTTGGTTGTTGAGGGTGTTTGTACGCATTTAGGTTGTGCACCAATATTTAGACCCGAGGTCGGTGCTGCTGACTTGGGTGGGGCAGATTGGATGGGTGGTTTCTTCTGCCCTTGCCACGGTTCGATGTATGATTTAGCAGGTCGTGTTTATCGCAGTATGCCAGCACCGTTAAATCTACCTATTCCAGAATACAGCATTGATGGCAGCATCTTGACTGTTGGGGAGGCGTAA
- the rpsI gene encoding 30S ribosomal protein S9 yields MERNYGTGRRKTSTARVFLSKGTGNIVINGKTLDEYFGRETSRMVVRQPLELLEVTNDYDLYITVTGGGASGQAGAIRHGITRALIESDESLKPALKAAGFVTRDAREVERKKLGLRKARRRPQFSKR; encoded by the coding sequence ATGGAACGCAATTATGGTACAGGTCGCCGCAAGACTTCTACTGCCCGTGTTTTTCTGTCTAAAGGCACTGGCAACATCGTTATCAACGGCAAAACCCTAGATGAATACTTTGGTCGTGAAACTTCTCGTATGGTTGTTCGTCAACCACTAGAACTACTAGAAGTAACCAATGACTATGACCTATACATTACCGTTACTGGTGGTGGTGCAAGTGGTCAAGCAGGTGCAATTCGTCATGGTATCACTCGTGCACTTATCGAGTCTGATGAAAGCCTAAAACCTGCTCTTAAAGCAGCTGGCTTCGTTACTCGTGATGCTCGTGAAGTTGAACGTAAGAAACTTGGTCTACGCAAAGCTCGTCGTCGTCCACAGTTCTCAAAGCGTTAA
- the rplM gene encoding 50S ribosomal protein L13 has protein sequence MTTTISAKPAEVVHDWYVVDAEGKTLGRLASEIASRLRGKHKPSYTPHVDTGDYIIVINADKITVTGKKAQDKKYYRHTGYPGGIKETNFTKLLAHKPEDVLHKAVKGMLPKGPLGYAMIKKLKLYAGIEHPHAAQQPQVLDI, from the coding sequence ATGACTACTACTATCAGTGCCAAACCCGCTGAAGTTGTACATGACTGGTATGTCGTGGACGCTGAAGGTAAAACATTGGGTCGCCTAGCGAGCGAAATCGCTTCTCGTCTGCGTGGCAAACACAAGCCATCGTACACCCCACATGTTGATACTGGTGATTACATCATCGTTATCAACGCTGACAAAATTACCGTTACTGGTAAAAAAGCTCAGGACAAAAAATACTATCGCCACACTGGTTATCCAGGCGGCATCAAAGAGACCAACTTTACCAAACTTCTAGCCCACAAGCCAGAAGATGTGCTACACAAAGCGGTAAAAGGCATGCTACCAAAAGGTCCTTTGGGCTACGCGATGATTAAAAAGCTAAAACTGTATGCGGGTATAGAACACCCACACGCAGCTCAGCAGCCACAAGTTTTAGACATCTAA
- the rsmD gene encoding 16S rRNA (guanine(966)-N(2))-methyltransferase RsmD: MKAKFPKKTNQIRIIGGQHKRRSISFIDAEGLRPTPDRLRETIFNWLMADIQSAHILDVCAGSGVLGFEALSRGAAFATFIEFHKQQASQLKQTAAQLALHNTTIFQGDCLSVIPTLATPFHVVFIDPPYALNLWQPIIDKLIEHKLITHGTQLYVESDKPIEHIINTPITIIKHTKVGQALAYLVSIKSNTMN, from the coding sequence ATGAAAGCAAAATTCCCAAAAAAAACCAATCAAATACGAATCATCGGCGGTCAGCATAAACGCCGTAGTATTAGCTTTATTGATGCTGAAGGTTTGCGACCCACACCAGACCGCTTGCGTGAAACGATTTTTAACTGGCTGATGGCTGACATTCAGTCCGCTCATATACTTGATGTCTGTGCAGGTTCAGGGGTATTAGGATTTGAAGCCCTATCAAGAGGGGCTGCTTTCGCTACTTTTATTGAGTTTCATAAACAACAAGCATCACAATTAAAACAAACTGCCGCTCAATTAGCACTTCATAACACCACCATCTTTCAAGGCGACTGCTTATCCGTCATTCCGACATTAGCCACGCCTTTTCATGTGGTTTTCATTGATCCGCCCTACGCTCTAAATCTATGGCAACCCATTATTGATAAGCTCATAGAACATAAGCTTATCACACATGGCACACAATTATATGTAGAAAGCGATAAACCCATTGAACACATCATCAATACGCCCATCACCATCATCAAACATACCAAAGTTGGACAAGCCTTGGCATACCTTGTTAGTATAAAATCCAATACCATGAATTGA
- a CDS encoding heme lyase CcmF/NrfE family subunit translates to MLITELGYFALILALVIAILQAILPAIGVIKNQVQWQRLAPSLATALFVAMAVSFGALMIGFLYNDFSLVYVASHSNSLLPWYYKLSATWGGHEGSLLLWMTILATWCMLVAVFSRGLPLDMRARVLSILAMVQVMMLLMLIFTSSPFERTLPNIPVDGVDLNPLLQDPGLIFHPPMLYMGYVGLAVPFAFCMAALWAGRLDAVWTRWSRPWTVVAWGFLTLGIALGSWWAYYELGWGGWWFWDPVENASLMPWLAVTALMHSLAVTEKRGVFKAWTIMLAIFAFALSLLGTFLVRSGAITSVHSFAADPTRGLAILAILGAVIGGGLLMFALRGWRLTVESTYQLKSRETALVVNNLVLLVATLVVLLGTLYPMLADAFKWGQVSVGPPYFNALFVPATWILLAFMGIGANLRYKYDSRPLFGMMMTGAMSALVLGAIIAYMMSLLEESVHFDHGMYITAILSAWVLVLMVLDIKDKTRHAKGFVNGLKKLTPSYYGMQLAHVGLLVTALGIAGVSAMSLEKDVAMTVGDSVHVQGYDFYLQDFDVIKGSNYDATRATVQVKKNNQLIATLYPEKRNYVVSMMPMTEVGLHPSPLNELYIALGEPIVSDDGKTDLDTWAVRVYVKPMIRWLWFGAILMSLGGLIAILDKRYRIKKITTHSSSNLKSFVE, encoded by the coding sequence ATGCTAATTACAGAATTGGGCTATTTTGCCCTGATTTTAGCGCTGGTTATTGCGATTTTGCAAGCCATTTTACCCGCCATCGGCGTTATTAAAAACCAAGTGCAGTGGCAACGCCTAGCACCAAGTTTGGCAACGGCATTGTTTGTGGCAATGGCAGTGTCTTTTGGGGCATTGATGATAGGCTTTCTTTATAATGATTTTAGTTTGGTGTATGTAGCAAGCCATTCTAATAGCTTGCTACCTTGGTACTATAAATTGTCGGCAACTTGGGGTGGTCATGAAGGCTCGCTACTGCTTTGGATGACGATTTTGGCAACTTGGTGTATGTTGGTTGCGGTATTTAGTCGTGGCTTACCACTTGATATGCGTGCTCGTGTGCTGTCAATACTTGCGATGGTGCAGGTCATGATGTTGCTTATGTTGATTTTTACTTCCAGTCCTTTTGAGCGTACCTTGCCAAACATTCCTGTGGATGGTGTGGATTTAAATCCATTATTACAAGACCCTGGTTTAATTTTTCATCCTCCGATGTTGTATATGGGTTATGTGGGGTTGGCAGTGCCTTTTGCTTTTTGTATGGCGGCACTGTGGGCAGGGCGTCTTGATGCGGTATGGACTCGTTGGTCTCGCCCTTGGACGGTAGTGGCTTGGGGGTTTTTGACGCTAGGGATTGCCCTTGGCTCTTGGTGGGCTTATTATGAGTTAGGCTGGGGTGGCTGGTGGTTTTGGGATCCTGTAGAGAATGCGTCTTTGATGCCATGGTTGGCCGTAACCGCTTTGATGCACTCTTTGGCTGTTACCGAAAAACGAGGTGTTTTTAAGGCATGGACAATCATGCTGGCGATTTTTGCCTTTGCTTTATCGCTATTGGGTACATTCTTGGTGCGTTCTGGTGCGATTACTTCGGTGCACTCGTTTGCGGCAGACCCAACTCGTGGCTTGGCGATTTTGGCGATTTTGGGTGCGGTGATTGGCGGTGGTTTGTTGATGTTTGCCTTGCGTGGGTGGCGATTGACCGTTGAGAGTACTTATCAGCTTAAATCTCGTGAAACTGCTTTGGTGGTTAATAATCTTGTCCTGTTAGTGGCGACTTTAGTGGTTCTGCTTGGTACTTTATACCCCATGCTTGCCGATGCCTTTAAATGGGGGCAGGTATCAGTAGGCCCCCCTTATTTCAATGCGTTGTTTGTGCCTGCAACTTGGATCTTACTTGCCTTTATGGGCATTGGTGCGAATCTGCGTTATAAATACGACAGTCGACCACTGTTTGGTATGATGATGACAGGTGCGATGAGTGCTTTGGTGCTTGGTGCAATCATTGCTTACATGATGAGCCTGCTTGAAGAAAGCGTACATTTTGACCATGGTATGTACATTACTGCCATCTTATCAGCGTGGGTGCTTGTCTTGATGGTGCTAGATATCAAAGACAAAACTCGTCATGCCAAAGGGTTTGTGAATGGTCTTAAAAAACTAACACCAAGCTATTATGGTATGCAACTTGCCCATGTGGGTCTTTTGGTTACTGCATTGGGTATTGCAGGGGTCTCTGCCATGAGTCTAGAAAAAGATGTGGCAATGACGGTCGGCGATAGTGTGCATGTGCAAGGCTATGATTTTTATTTGCAGGACTTTGATGTCATAAAAGGATCAAATTATGATGCCACTCGTGCTACCGTACAAGTTAAGAAAAATAATCAGCTTATCGCAACATTATATCCAGAAAAGCGTAACTATGTTGTCTCAATGATGCCAATGACCGAAGTGGGATTGCACCCAAGCCCTTTAAATGAGCTATACATTGCATTGGGTGAGCCGATTGTCAGTGATGATGGCAAAACAGACTTAGATACATGGGCGGTGCGTGTCTATGTGAAGCCGATGATTCGTTGGCTATGGTTTGGGGCGATTTTGATGTCGTTGGGTGGTCTAATTGCCATATTGGATAAGCGTTATCGCATCAAAAAAATAACAACCCATTCTAGTTCTAATCTGAAATCGTTTGTGGAGTAA
- a CDS encoding DsbE family thiol:disulfide interchange protein, with protein MAKSNKRVFFIIPLVVFLLAMVMFYFRLGKETDIKISTSMNKPLPEFSLPLLSDTSRMMTNQDLPKTPFLLNIWGSWCPTCKVEHPFLMQLHEKGVPLVGVNYKDELSDALGYLNQYQDPFIYSVQDLDGQYAIDLGLTGAPETFVVDGAGVVYKHILGEVNQTNWTNEIQPCLMAVGDTTLSEDAKVQACS; from the coding sequence ATGGCAAAGTCAAATAAGCGTGTGTTTTTTATCATACCTTTGGTGGTGTTTTTGCTTGCGATGGTAATGTTTTATTTTCGTCTAGGAAAAGAAACGGATATTAAAATTAGTACTTCAATGAACAAACCCTTGCCTGAGTTTAGTTTGCCATTGTTGTCAGATACTTCACGCATGATGACCAATCAGGATTTACCCAAAACACCATTTTTGCTTAATATCTGGGGTTCTTGGTGTCCAACCTGTAAAGTGGAGCATCCATTTTTGATGCAGCTGCATGAAAAAGGCGTGCCACTTGTCGGTGTGAATTATAAAGATGAACTCTCTGACGCATTAGGATATTTAAATCAGTATCAAGACCCATTTATCTACTCGGTGCAGGATTTAGATGGGCAGTATGCCATTGATTTGGGATTGACAGGTGCACCTGAGACATTTGTGGTTGATGGTGCAGGCGTGGTATATAAGCATATTTTGGGTGAGGTTAATCAGACAAACTGGACAAATGAGATTCAGCCGTGTTTGATGGCGGTAGGTGATACAACATTATCTGAAGATGCCAAAGTACAGGCGTGTAGCTAA
- a CDS encoding cytochrome c-type biogenesis protein has translation MKKIILAVILAAAVGSAWADIDVLEFKTPEDETRYRALIEELRCPKCQNQNLASSDAPIALDLKQKTYQMISDGRSDAEIRGYMFERYGDFISYKPPIRPSTWILWFFPPILLILLVLGWVIKAKRQRNQVMNVSDEDIDTLNSQEEAELSRILNTHSTPNDKKGKS, from the coding sequence ATGAAAAAAATTATATTGGCGGTCATATTGGCGGCAGCGGTCGGTTCGGCATGGGCGGATATTGATGTTCTTGAGTTTAAAACGCCTGAAGATGAAACTCGTTATCGAGCACTGATTGAAGAGTTGCGTTGCCCTAAATGCCAAAATCAAAATTTGGCAAGCTCTGATGCCCCCATCGCTTTAGACTTAAAACAAAAAACCTATCAGATGATCAGTGATGGCAGAAGTGATGCTGAGATTCGTGGTTATATGTTTGAGCGTTATGGCGACTTTATTAGTTACAAACCACCCATTCGCCCATCAACATGGATTTTATGGTTTTTCCCACCAATTTTGTTGATATTGCTTGTATTGGGCTGGGTAATTAAGGCGAAGAGGCAACGCAACCAAGTAATGAATGTATCTGATGAAGATATTGACACCCTAAATAGCCAAGAAGAAGCAGAGTTATCAAGGATTTTAAATACGCACAGCACGCCAAATGATAAGAAGGGTAAGTCATGA